TGGAGTTCGCCGCCGGCGCGGTGCTCGTCGCGCACAACTCGGGCTTCGACGTGGGGTTCATCAAGGCCGCCTGCGAGCGGTACGGGTACCGGTGGCCCAAGCCGACCGTGGTGTGCACGGTGAAGCTGGCCCGGCGGGTGCTGTCCCGCGACGAGGCCCCGAGCTGCCGGCTGTCGGCACTGGCCCAGCTGTTCAACGTCGCCACGACCCCGAACCACCGGGCGCTGACCGACGCCCAGGCCACCGTCGAGGTGCTGCACCACCTGCTGGAACGCGTCGGCAACCTCGGCGTGCACTCGCTGGAGGAACTGCTCGCCTACCTGCCCGAGGTCACGCCCGAGCAGCGGCGCAAGCGGAACCTGGCGGCGCACCTGCCGTCCGAGCCGGGCGTCTACCTGTTCCGGGGCCCGAACGAGGAGGTGCTCTACGTCGGCACCGCTTCGGACCTCCGGAGACGGGTCCGGCAGTACTTCACCGCCTCCGAGGGCCGCCGGCGGCTGCGGGAGATGGTGGCGCTGGCCGTCCGGGTGGACGGGATCGTGTGCGCGCACCCCCTGGAGGCGGAGGTCCGCGAACTGCGCCTGCTGACCGCCCACAAGCCCGCGTACAACCGCAAGTCCAAGAACCAGGCCGGCTGGTGGTGGCTGACCCTGACCGACGAGGCCTTCCCGAGGCTGTCCCTGGTCCGCACCCCGCGCGAGGGCTCGATCGGCCCGTTCCGCTCCCGCCGCCTGGCCGAGACCGCCCTGGACGCCCTCCTGGACGCCGTCCCCATCCGCTCCTGCTCCCAGCGCATCTCGGCCCGCAACCCCTCCGGCACCCCGTGCGCCCGCTTCGAGATGGGCCGCTGCAAGGCCCCGTGCGCCGGCCGCCAGACCGTGCCCGAGTACGCCCCCGCCGTCACCGCCCTCAGGAACCTGGTCGCCGGCCACGACACCACTCCCCTGCGCACGATGGCCGCCGGCCTGGACGTCCTCTCCGACGTCCACCGCTTCGAGGACGCCGCCACCCACCGCGACCGCCTGGCCGCCCTCATCAGGGCACTGGACCGTGGCCAACGCCTGGCCGGCCTCGCCGCCCTGCCCCAACTGGTCGCCGCGCGCCCCGACGGCGAAGGCGGCTGGCAGTTCGCCGTGGTCAGACACGGCCGCCTGGCTTCAGCCGGCGTGGCGAAACGCGGCATCCGCCCCATGCCGGTAGTCGACGCCCTGGTAGCCGCAGCCGAGACGGTCGTCCCCGGCGAAGGCCCCCTCCACGGCGCACCCCCGGAGGAAACCGCGGTAATCCTCCGCTGGCTCGACCGCCCCGGCACCCGACTCGTGTACTGCGACCAGCCCTGGACGTCCCCCGCGCACGCGGCCGGCTCGTGGCGCGAGTGGGTGGAACGCGCGGAAGCCGGCCGCGATCTCTACCGCCCTCCGGCCCACTAGCATGTCCACCACCGTCGACTTGACCAGGAGGACCGCCGTGATCACCGCGATCGTGTTGATCCAGGCCGCCGCCGACACCATCCCGGACGCGGCACAGGCGATCGCCGACATCGAAGGCGTCACGGAGGTGTACTCGTGCGCCGGCGACGTGGACCTCATCGCCCTGGTGAAGGTCGCCCGCCACGAGGATCTGGCCGACCTGGTGCCGGGCCGGATCTCGAAGGTGCCGGGCGTGCTGAACACCGACACCCACATCTCGTTCCGCTCGTACTCGAAGCGCGACACCGAGGCCGCCTTCGAGGTAGGCCTCGAAGACGCCTGACAGGGCACTTCTCCGCGCGCAGCGCGCTGTCTCCGGTGGTGACCACCACAGGTGGAGGGCCTCGGTTCCCCCGCCGTATGGCCTGCCCGAAGGGCTACCACATTTTGGGCCGGGTGCAGCCGAAAGTTTTTGCGAGGAACGAGCAAAAAGTTTTAGCGGCACCCGGCCCAAAATGTGGTTGGCTCCGCCAGGCCATACGGCGGGGGAACCGACGCCCTTCACCCCCCGCTGGCGGCCTGCCGCGCGGCGAGCGCCGCTTTTCATCTTTTCACTCTTTTTGATCTTCAAAGCGCGCCAGCGCTTGAAAGCGAAAGGCCCCGCACCCACCCAGGGTGCGGGGCCTTCAGCGTGTAGCTCAGTCCTCCAACTGCGCAGGCTTGCCCGCCAACTCGGCCGACGGCTTGTTCTCCGCCGTCAGCGAGTCCTTCGGGCCGCCGTTCTCCGCCCGAGCCCGAGCCAACGCCGCAGTCTCCTCCGGCGAGTCCGGCGTCAGGAAGCTACCGGGCACCGGGTGCCCCGCCGACCCCAGCTTGTTCATCTTCTTCGGCACCGGAGCGCCCTGGTAGGCCAGCTCCAACGGGTGGCCGTGGTCGTCCACCGGACCGAGCGGCTGGTGGACCTCGATGAACTCGCCGTGCGGCAGGCGCTTGATGATGCCGGTCTCGACGCCGTGCGCCAGCACCTCGCGGTCCGAACGCTGCAACCCGATGCAGATCCGGTACGTGATGAAGTACGTGATCGGCGGGATCACCAACAGACCGATCCGGCCCATCCAGGTCGTCGCGTTGAGCGAGATGTCGAACTGGTAGGCGAAGATGTCGTTCGCGCCCATCATCAGCAGGACCATGAAGTACGAGATCGCCATCATGCCCAGCGACGTCCGGACCGGCACGTCACGAGGACGCTGCAGCAGGTTGTGGTGCGCGTAGTCCTTGGTCATCTTGCGCTCGATCCACGGGTACACCGCCGCGATGCCGGTCAGCAGCGGCAGGCCCAGCATGAACGGCCAGAACGGGGCCGGGATCGTGTAGTTGCCCAGGTAGAGCTCCCACGCGGGCCACACGCGGACCAGGCCGTCGGTCCAGCCCATGTACCAGTCGGGCTGCGAACCCGCCGAGACCTGCGCCGGGTTGTACGGGCCGAAGTTCCACACCGGGTTGATCTGGAAGATGCCGCCCATGATCGCGGTGACCGCGACGACGATGGCGAAGAAGCCGCCGCCCTTGGCCGCGAACACCGGCATGATCCGGACGCCCACGACGTTGGTCTCCTTGCGGCCGACGCCCGGGAACTGGGTGTGCTTCTGGTACCAGACCAGCGCCAGGTGCACGGCGACCAGCGCCAGGATGATGCCCGGGATGACCAGGATGTGCAGGGCGTAGAGCCGCGGGATGATCTCGGTGCCCGGGAACTCGCTGCCGAACAGCAGCCAGTTCAGCCAGGTGCCGATGACCGGGATCGAGATGAGCAGGGCCGCCATCACGCGGAGGCCGGTGCCGGAGAGCAGGTCGTCGGGCAGCGAGTAGCCGAGGAAGCCCTCGATCGCGCCGAGCATGAACAGCACGATGCCGATGACCCAGTTGATCTCACGCGGGCGCCGGAACGCGCCGGTGAAGAAGATCCGGAACATGTGCACGACGATCGCGCCCATGAACAGCAGCGCCGCCCAGTGGTGCACCTGGCGCACGAACAGGCCGCCGCGGACCTCGAAGGAGATCTCCAGGGTCGACTCGAACGCCCGGGACATCTCGATGCCCTGGAGGTTCTTGAAGGCCCCGTTGTAGACGACCTCCTCCATGGAGGGGTCGAAGAACAGCGTCAGGTACGTGCCCGACAGCAGCAGCACGATGAAGCTGTACAGCGCGATCTCGCCGAGCAGGAAGGACCAGTGCGTCGGGAAGACCTTGTTCATCTGGTGCCGCAGGCCCTTGGCCAGGTGGTACCGGTCGTCCGCCCACTTCGCCGCACCACCCGCCGCGCGGGCTGCGGCGTTCTGCCGCTTTGTCGGCGTGGTGATGCCGCTCATGACTTACGCTCCCAGAACGCCGGACCCACAGCCTCGATGAAGTCGCTGCGGGCAATCAAGTATCCGTCCTCGTCCACCGTGATCGGAAGCTGGGGCAGGGCGCGGGTCGCCGGGCCGAACCGGGGCTTGCCGTAGTGGAAGACGTCGAACTGCGACTGGTGGCACGGGCACAGCAGCAGACCGGTCTGCTGCTCGTACAGCGAGGTCGGGCAGCCCAGGTGGGTGCAGATCTTCGAGTACGCGTAGAAGTCGCCGTAGTTGAAGTTCTCCTGGCCCTCGCGCTTGACCACGGACTGGCCGGGGCGCAGGCGGATGAGCATGACCGGGTTGTCGGCCCGCTTGAGGGCCGCGACCAGGGCTTCTTCGTCGTCGCGCTCCGACTCGCGGAACGGGAACACCGTTTCGAAACCGCCCGCGTCGAGGTCCTCGGGACGGATCAGGGCGACCTCGTGGAAGTTGCCGGTGTGGCGGCGCAGGTAGACCTTCTCGCCGTTCTCGGCCTTCCAGCCGGTGTGCCACAGCGAGGCCTTGGTCTCGCTGTCGGCGTGCGGGTTGCGGATGAGGCTGCCCAGCGGCAGGGCCAGCACGCCCAGGCCGAACACGCCCGCGCCCAGGCCCGCGGTCCGCTTGATCAGCGACCGGCGGCCGAGGGTGGAGCGCTCGCCCGCGTCGGCCAGCTCGGCGACGATGGTGGCCTTGTCGACCTCCGCCGAGCCGCCGTCGCCGCGCTCCTGGACCGCCAGCTCCTCGGGGATGAACTTCTTCGTGTACAGCAGCGCGCCGACGCCCAGGCCCAGGATCGCGATGCCCAGGGTCAGGCCGATGACCGGCGTGTACAGGCTGTACAGGAAGTGGTGCTCGGTGTTGGGCGCCTCGTACTTCCACGGCCAGAACAGGAACGCGGCGAGGAACGCCAGGCCGCCCAGGGCGGCGATGGTGAACCACAGGGCGACCAGCCGCTCGGCCCGGCGCTCGGCGCGGGTGCCCTTGACCGGCCACCGCTCCTCGTAGTGGACGATCTCGACGCCGTCCAGCTTGGTGCCGAGCTTGACCAGCTCGTCCCTGCTCATGCCGGCGAGCTCCGCCTCGCTCGGCAGGTCGTTCGGCTGCACGCCGCTCATGCCTTGGCTCCGATCCAGAGGGCCACGCCGATCAGGGCGGCGATGCCCACGATGAACGCGATCAGACCCTCTGAAACCGGCCCGAAGCCGCCGAGGGGGGCGCCGCCGGGGTTGTTGTTCCCGTCGGTCACCGACTTGATGTACGCGATGATGTCCTTCTTCTCCTCCGGCGTGAGCTGCCGGTCGGAGAACTTCGGCATGTTCTGCGGACCGGTGAGCATCGCCGTGTACAGCTGCTCCTCGGTCACGCCGTCCAGGGTCGGCGCGAACTTGCCGGACGACAGCGCCCCGCCGCGACCGGTGAAGTTGTGGCACGCCGCGCAGTTGAGCCGGAACAGCTCGCCGCCGCGGGCGGAGTTCTCGCCGCGCAGCGCCTCACCGCGCTGCTCGGGGGCCTCCGGGCCGCCGCCGCGGGACTGGATGAACGCGCCGAGCGCGTCGATCTCCTCCGCCGTGAACACGGCGGGCTTGCGCTGGGCCTGCGCCTCCTGGCGGGCCATCGGCATGCGGCCCGACGAGACCTGGAAGTAGACGGCCGCGTCGCCCACGCCGATCAGGCTCGGGCCGCGGTCCTCCACGCCGTCGAGGTTCTTGCCGTGGCAGGAGATGCAGGTGTTGTTGTAGAGCTGCTCGCCCAGTCGCACCTGGGCCGGGTCGTCCTGCGCCTGCGCGGTCTGCGGCTGCGGCGCGAGGGCGCTGAACAGGAAGCCCGCGGACAGCAGCGCGAAGCCCAGGGCTAGGAGGCCCGAGATCCGCCGGCGCAGCTTGGTGCCGCGCTTCCGGGCCCGTGTGGTGTTGGTGGTCATGTGTGCGGCAACCCTTGCTGGTGTGAGTTCGGGGTTCGTGCTGCTCGTCGGGGGTGCGCGAGCCTGGTCAGGGCACGATGTAGATGACGGCGAACAAGCCGATCCAGACGACGTCGACGAAGTGCCAGTAGTACGACACGACGATCGCGGAGGTCGCCTGGGCGGGGGTGAACTTGCTCAGCTTCGTGCGGACCAGCAGGTAGCCGAACGCGATCAGACCGCCGATCACGTGCAGGCCGTGGAAGCCGGTCGTCAGGTAGAAGACCGTGCCGTAGGCCGAGCCGGGGATCGTGGTGCCCTCGTGGACGAGGTTGAAGTACTCACCCGCCTGGCCGCCCACGAAGATCGCGCCCATGATCAACGTGACCAGGTACCACCGGCGCAGGCCGAACACGTCACCGCGCTCGGCGGCGAACACGCCCCACTGGCAGGTGAACGACGAGGCCACCAGGATGATCGTGAAGAACAGTGCGTAGGGCACGTTCAGCTCGGTCGGCTCCGGGGGCCAGTGCCCTTCGTTCTGGGCCTTCACCGTGAAGAACATGGCGAAGAGGCCGGCGAAGAACATGAGCTCACTGGACAGCCAGACGATCGTGCCCACGCTGACCATGTTCGGGCGGTTCAGCGAGTGCACGCGCGGGCCGATGGAGGGCGCTGCCGTTGTCACACGACGCATTATTGCTTGCGGGTTTTCGCCCCGCCCATCGGGTCTGGGGCACGAGCAGTGGTCATCTGGGTCACACGGTCGGTGAGGACGGTCATGGGGTTGTTGCGCCGGTTGCGTGATCGCTTGTCCCGCAAGGACGAACCCGCACTGGAGATCGATTCACCCGGGCTGGTGGTGGTCGCCGAGGCGTTCGACATCGCCGAGGCCGACTCGGCGGTGCTGGCCCGATCACCCGACCTCCGGACGGCCGACCCCGCCGTGCTCCGCCACCACCTCACCCTGCCCCCTGACCAGGTAGAACGCGCCCGCGAGCTCCTGGCACCGGACGGGTGGACCCTCGTTCCCGGTGAGGTTTCCCACGCCCTGCGGGTGCAGGTGCTGACGGCGCTGTCGTGCGCGCAGGAGCGATCGCGGATGGCGAGCCTGGCCCAGCGGCTGGGCGGTGACTGGATCGGTTGGGACGCTCTCCAGGTCCCGCACCCGTCCGCGTGAGTGGGGCGGATAACATCAC
This DNA window, taken from Saccharothrix variisporea, encodes the following:
- a CDS encoding DEDD exonuclease domain-containing protein, which translates into the protein MTTTAPAQLSFDELGTPLRDTTFVVFDLETTGGSNTEDAVTEIGAVKVRGGEVLGTFSTLVDPERGIPPQVVALTGITQFMVTGAPRLATVLPAFLEFAAGAVLVAHNSGFDVGFIKAACERYGYRWPKPTVVCTVKLARRVLSRDEAPSCRLSALAQLFNVATTPNHRALTDAQATVEVLHHLLERVGNLGVHSLEELLAYLPEVTPEQRRKRNLAAHLPSEPGVYLFRGPNEEVLYVGTASDLRRRVRQYFTASEGRRRLREMVALAVRVDGIVCAHPLEAEVRELRLLTAHKPAYNRKSKNQAGWWWLTLTDEAFPRLSLVRTPREGSIGPFRSRRLAETALDALLDAVPIRSCSQRISARNPSGTPCARFEMGRCKAPCAGRQTVPEYAPAVTALRNLVAGHDTTPLRTMAAGLDVLSDVHRFEDAATHRDRLAALIRALDRGQRLAGLAALPQLVAARPDGEGGWQFAVVRHGRLASAGVAKRGIRPMPVVDALVAAAETVVPGEGPLHGAPPEETAVILRWLDRPGTRLVYCDQPWTSPAHAAGSWREWVERAEAGRDLYRPPAH
- a CDS encoding Lrp/AsnC family transcriptional regulator; this translates as MITAIVLIQAAADTIPDAAQAIADIEGVTEVYSCAGDVDLIALVKVARHEDLADLVPGRISKVPGVLNTDTHISFRSYSKRDTEAAFEVGLEDA
- a CDS encoding cytochrome b; translated protein: MSGITTPTKRQNAAARAAGGAAKWADDRYHLAKGLRHQMNKVFPTHWSFLLGEIALYSFIVLLLSGTYLTLFFDPSMEEVVYNGAFKNLQGIEMSRAFESTLEISFEVRGGLFVRQVHHWAALLFMGAIVVHMFRIFFTGAFRRPREINWVIGIVLFMLGAIEGFLGYSLPDDLLSGTGLRVMAALLISIPVIGTWLNWLLFGSEFPGTEIIPRLYALHILVIPGIILALVAVHLALVWYQKHTQFPGVGRKETNVVGVRIMPVFAAKGGGFFAIVVAVTAIMGGIFQINPVWNFGPYNPAQVSAGSQPDWYMGWTDGLVRVWPAWELYLGNYTIPAPFWPFMLGLPLLTGIAAVYPWIERKMTKDYAHHNLLQRPRDVPVRTSLGMMAISYFMVLLMMGANDIFAYQFDISLNATTWMGRIGLLVIPPITYFITYRICIGLQRSDREVLAHGVETGIIKRLPHGEFIEVHQPLGPVDDHGHPLELAYQGAPVPKKMNKLGSAGHPVPGSFLTPDSPEETAALARARAENGGPKDSLTAENKPSAELAGKPAQLED
- a CDS encoding ubiquinol-cytochrome c reductase iron-sulfur subunit → MSGVQPNDLPSEAELAGMSRDELVKLGTKLDGVEIVHYEERWPVKGTRAERRAERLVALWFTIAALGGLAFLAAFLFWPWKYEAPNTEHHFLYSLYTPVIGLTLGIAILGLGVGALLYTKKFIPEELAVQERGDGGSAEVDKATIVAELADAGERSTLGRRSLIKRTAGLGAGVFGLGVLALPLGSLIRNPHADSETKASLWHTGWKAENGEKVYLRRHTGNFHEVALIRPEDLDAGGFETVFPFRESERDDEEALVAALKRADNPVMLIRLRPGQSVVKREGQENFNYGDFYAYSKICTHLGCPTSLYEQQTGLLLCPCHQSQFDVFHYGKPRFGPATRALPQLPITVDEDGYLIARSDFIEAVGPAFWERKS
- a CDS encoding c-type cytochrome produces the protein MTTNTTRARKRGTKLRRRISGLLALGFALLSAGFLFSALAPQPQTAQAQDDPAQVRLGEQLYNNTCISCHGKNLDGVEDRGPSLIGVGDAAVYFQVSSGRMPMARQEAQAQRKPAVFTAEEIDALGAFIQSRGGGPEAPEQRGEALRGENSARGGELFRLNCAACHNFTGRGGALSSGKFAPTLDGVTEEQLYTAMLTGPQNMPKFSDRQLTPEEKKDIIAYIKSVTDGNNNPGGAPLGGFGPVSEGLIAFIVGIAALIGVALWIGAKA
- a CDS encoding cytochrome c oxidase subunit 3 — translated: MRRVTTAAPSIGPRVHSLNRPNMVSVGTIVWLSSELMFFAGLFAMFFTVKAQNEGHWPPEPTELNVPYALFFTIILVASSFTCQWGVFAAERGDVFGLRRWYLVTLIMGAIFVGGQAGEYFNLVHEGTTIPGSAYGTVFYLTTGFHGLHVIGGLIAFGYLLVRTKLSKFTPAQATSAIVVSYYWHFVDVVWIGLFAVIYIVP